In Mya arenaria isolate MELC-2E11 chromosome 1, ASM2691426v1, the genomic stretch tgaaaaTAATCTTAAAGAGTAAGAATGGGCGGTTTGAGCGTAGCGACGAAGAATACAAGCTACTTAGCTGACTAATAGTCAATGGAACGtttgacgcagggagtgtgcaTCAGATGATTGGCATTACGTGGACCTTTCAACAccttttaaacaagtttttttcatgtttaatcaTAGTGTATAATGATTGCATATATGCAATTTCATTTGCTGAAAATGTGTTTTGCATTCTTAAATGCGATAGCAACATTTCTGTTCCAATGATATTGGCTTTTACCAGGTTGTGTTGTATAAGACTTATTTTGTCGATGATCAGCTATCCATATTTCTACATTGTAAAAGTTGATATAAGATATACATATAACCATGCAaattaaaagtttgttaaataaaatgtacttaATCATAATTAATTTTAGACTCACACCTCCTGTGCGAGGCAACAACAACCTCTCCGGCACCATCAACGCCATGGACCTCATCATCACAAATACTCTCAAACGCAACTACTGTTAAATCAAATGGTAATAAGTTGTTGTCTGTGATATTCAACCCATAtctgagagagagagagagagagagagagagagagagagagagagagagattaattttaaaagattttatgCTGAAAATCTGAAAGGTACAAGCCGAATTCATTAAGTAATGGAAATATGCCAGATGTGTATTTAATGAACAACACACCATCTGTAAGGGTACATATGCCATGTGGGTATTTCCTCAAGTGGACGTCTTTGGCCAATTTTATCTTTCTTTATTCACTCTTGTCGCTGCGCCTGTGAATCGTATTAGCAAAGTAAGGACACATAATTTGTAATCAATACAAATAGATacgatataaatatttacctcTTGTTCTTGATAACAATCAATAACATATATCTAgttgtatgttttttgtttagatGCGACCGAGTCTTCGACGGTGAGACAAACTGTGAAGGGAGACATAAAGATCGGATATTCGGGTTTGTTTGTCTTTGGGAATCAATTATTATGGCgcttgaattaatatttttaccGACAGTTCCAATGAGATAACCCCAATATTTAGATGCTAGCCAACTGTCcggtaagctcagttggttagagcgctcgtgggttcgagcccatCACCGGGCGCGCTTTTCCTTCCAGAATTACTGGTGTCAAAAACAAAAAGGTCAGAGTGCCTGGATCTGCCTGAAAGGTTAAAGTGGAAGGAGGGAAGTGTTAGATGGTCAGAATAATCAGACCgattagctcagttggttagagtgTCGTGCAAGTGTTTCTGTTGTCATGGGCTCGGGGTCAACATAGGTCGAACATTTCTTCCAAAGGTTATCATATAAGCACGAACACCAAATTTTACGCATCGGCTCGGCTGTCATGTTTTAACCAATTTTATACATGTGGTTTTCTTACGTTGTTGGTTTTCTATAAATGAGTAAGGGTTTTGCTCAGTTACTTTCTATATCAAGACAGGTTATCTTTCCGACAACGTTAAGTAAATCATAATTAGTGCGGACTAAGCCAGAGTGAAACTAGCACAacacatatataaatgtaaGCATGAACACCAACGTAATACAACACAGGAACAAGCGTAATAGACAAAAAAGGAAGCGTACAgagttttatgttatttttaaacccGTCTGTGACTAGATCCAGACCACTCGATTCTTTAGAGAATCAGCATTGTcaattacaataattatattataatgagTTTGCCTAACATACGCTAGATATCTATTATACTTTTCCAGACCTAGAGTCGTTTAAATCTATGTTTGATGTAAGTAGATACAggaatgtatttatgttatatctaatatgaaaatgaaagtgaaGCCCAAACAGACGTACTACTGTCTGGATACTCTAGATGTATCCAAATTCAGGTTCCAATATCACGGAAATACTCAAGTTAATTCttaatctcagtctcaactctttttaccaaaataaaacatcatataatacaaaattgtaaatgtatttaccctttttaaaatcgCATTAAGCttcattatgttgataaacaaattcggtcaatattttataaaacaaatgagaGCAAAAGTTGTACTTGAGTCCAATTgattattttgaagttttactcAATTACATTTTGTGTTGTAGAACTAATTCTTTTGAAATTATGAGCAATAATGTAAATCAACAAAATGCTTGTGAGAATGTGCTTTTAAGAAGTAAAACattagtaatatttaataatgtcatattgtaatgtggaaaaatgagttgagattgagttggagatttgacttaagtatttccgtgatattggggccaggtctTCCAGGTACtaacaattttttatcattaccTACACTCTGCATGGTTATTGATCACAATGATACTTCCTTGAATAACGTTATGAAATAATGTGTCATAATCGCCGAGTCATGCAACTAACCGGGAACCCCCTTTACAAATGATCTACTATATTAAGTAACTGAtgcaattatatgtattatttattctCAACGACAGTTAATTAACATGCtatttgtgtatgttgttttgTGGTGCCGTGATTCGTTGAACGTCTTTCGTCGTTGAATATGTTGCCTTTAAACTTTCCAATAGTTATAGTTTTGACAATTGGGCATGCATGAGTCATTTCGATTGCACATAagtatctttgaaaaaaatggttagaCCGATGCTAAtatgttaatgatatattaCAGACAACGACCAGTCAATTGCCTTGCTGACGGGCCGGTCAACTTCATTATTGACGGGCATTGGTATTGATACAGATGTTGTctgatatctaaataattaattgCAGACAGCAGCGGTCAACTGCGTTACTGACGGACATTGATATTAATACAGATGTTGTCTGATATCTTAATTACTGATTGCAGACAGCAGCCGGTCAACTGCATTACTGACAGGCATTGGTATTGGTGCAGGTGTTGTCTTAGTTGCTGTTGCATTGGGtggtttgttttttatgttcgGCAAATATGTACAAGCCAGGTAAGTTAAATAATATCACACAGCcttcatatttttttgcaattatctGGAAGTTGTTGTTCTACTCTAGTgcaaagataaataaaattcaaatgtatgCACGATGTACTTGACAA encodes the following:
- the LOC128236276 gene encoding uncharacterized protein LOC128236276, which codes for MGDSHLLCEATTTSPAPSTPWTSSSQILSNATTVKSNDATESSTVRQTVKGDIKIGYSDSSRSTALLTGIGIGAGVVLVAVALGGLFFMFGKYVQARNPSRINIMEKPLNKGSIAKVYVNETFGAPLAYTPKK